The window TGAGATCGCCCGGTACGGGCGCAACGTCCTGTATCTGCGCGTCGCACTGCGCGTGGCGGGCGAGATTCTCTCCCAGGATACGGTGTTTCTCACGGCTCCGAAATTCATGGAGCTGCCACGAACGAGGATTCGTTACTCCGCCAGGCGGAAGACCGCAGGCCATTGGGAAATGGAGTTTCACAGCAAGGGGTTTCATCATCAGGTGGAATTTGATCTCGGGGATACTGCTTTTCGCGCCAGCGATAATTTCTTCGATCTTTATCCCGGTGAGAGTCACGCCGTCCAGGTGCGCCTGAGCGACGATCTCACCCTCGCCGAGCTCAAGCAGCGCCTCACGATACGCTCGCTCGTCGACACCTACGGAGAATAGCCGTGTCCAACACACCCTTCGACGGTACGAAACGGATCTGGGCTGGGGATCACCAGGCCGGAGAGGTCAATTCCCATTTCCTCTTCGAGCGCGACATCACCCTGCCCGCCATTTCCGGGCAGGCGATGTTCGCGCTGGTGGCCGAGAGCCGCTACCGGCTGCGGGTGAATGGGGAGTGGATCGGGGACGGACCAGCGCGAAGCTATCCCGATCATCGATATTATGACGATTGGGACATAACGAAGCACCTGCGCTCAGGCAGCAATCGCATCGAGATCGCCGTGACTCACTGGGGAGTGGATACCTTCCAATCCCTCAATACGCCTCCCTTTCTGCTCTGCTCGTTGCGCCTGGACGGCCAGACGGTACTGAAGAGCGATACGTCGTGGACGGCTCGGCGCGACACCAGAAATCTCCAGCACGTCCCGCGGGCCTGCTGCCAGCTCGGTTTTGAGGAGCATTACTCCGCCACGGCATTGGAGCAGGCAGGCTCTCCCGCGATCGAGGCACCGGGCGCAAGCGAGTCGTCATCTTCCCTTTTCCCTCGCCCAACCCGGCCGCTGACCCGCATTCCGCGCGACTTCCGTTACGCACTCGCGACCACCTGTGTGATGCCGATCGACCGCTCGTGGACATTTCCCGTGAGGCGGCTTTTTTCCCCGCAGCCGTTGGGTATCAACATCCTCGGCATGGCCGGAGTGCTGGGAGCAACCTTCTCCTGCTCAGCGAAAACCACAGCAGACTTCCATCTGCTCGGCCCGGTTGCCTCGGTGCAGGTGAATGGTGTTTCCCTCCCATTGGAAAAAGAGGACGATCTGTTTCGGACCACCGTCCAGCTATCGCCCGGCGAATCCTGGATATCGATCGCCGTCTGCACGGAGTACGATCACGCGACCGAGCTGGCTTTCGGGTACTGGGCGGACCACCCGATCGAGTGGCCCGCCTCGCCATGGCTCTCCAGCGGCCCCCTCTGGACCACCGACATCCTGACGAACAACTTCCTCAACCCGGCGGACGAGGCCAGGCTGGTCCGGCCTTTCGCGCCATCGTTCGGAGGTATGTTTCAGGCGGATCAAAAGGAAACCAGCCGCGTTGTTTCACAGTTTACCCAGGCGAAGAATGAGGCGTCTTTCCGCTCTGTATCCGGAAGCAAGACCCGTGTATTGCCTCACTCTTCAGCAGTCACGAAGGATGCCTATTTTGCGATCCGCACCGATCGGGTGAAATCAGCTGAACCTCTCGCGGCAAGCCCCATTCCCACGCAAATCTCCCGTGCAGGCACCCGTCTCCTGATAGACCTCGGGGCGATGAGCGTCGGCTACTTTGAAATGGATTTTGATGCCCCGGCGGGAGCGGTGGTCGATGCCTATTTCTTCGAGCATCTGGAGCGAGATGATGACGGCTCGGCGACGATTCAATATCTCTACCAGGAGTCGATCTCGTACCGCAATTCACTCCGATACACGGCGAGAGAGGGACGGAATCACTTCATTTCCCGACAGCGGCGCGGGATACGATACGCCTTGCTCGTCTTCCGCGACGCGCCTGTGGTGATCCATGCGCTACGGGTCATTGAGTCGACCTATTCACCGGAAACCGTCGGCACGTTCTCCTGCTCCGACGAGGAGTTAAACAGGATCTTTGCCATCAGCCAGCGCACGCTCCTTCTTTGCATGGAGGATACCTACACCGATTGCCCGACGTATGAGCAGACCTACTGGGTGGGGGATGCGCGAAACGAGGCGCTCTTCTCCGCGCACGCTTTTGGCGCGTATGACCTGTTGCGGCACAGCGCAGAGGTTGCGAGTCATTCGCTTCGAGGTTCCGCTTTGGTAGTCAGCCAGTGCCCGAGCGGGTGGGATGCGGTCATACCGTCCTTCAGCTTTCTCTGGGGCATCGGCGTGTGGGACACGTATTGGCAGACCGGCGACGCCGACTGGCTGGCTCGCATTTTCCCAGCCGTCCTGAAGAATCTCGACGAGGCCTCCCGGCTCTGCACCGACCGTGGACTATTTTCCGCGAAAGCGTGGAATTTCTTCGATTGGACGCCCATCGACCAGAACCAGGAAACCGTGCTTCACAACAGCCTGCTGCTCGCCGGGGCGCTGGAAGCAGGGAAGCGTTGTGCGGAGGTCCTCGGGAAAGCCGGGGACGCCTCGCGCATCGCCTCCCGGCTGGCGGAACTGAGGTCCTCCATCAACCTTCTGTGGGATGACCAGACCGGCTCTTTTCCGGATGCCATCCTGCCCGACGGAATGCCCAGCCGAAAAACCAGCCAGCACACGTCATTTCTGGCCCTCCTCTTCGGCGTTCTGCCTGAGAGCCGTCGCGACAGGGCCTTGGAAAATTGCCTGCGCCCTGCACCGGACATGGCCCCGGTCGGCAGTCCCAATGCTCTTTATTTTCTCCTCAGCGCCATACGGGAATCTCATCCCTCGGAGGTGATCAAAATGGTGCGCGATTTCTGGGGGAGAATGGTCGCCGCCGGGTCGACTACGGCGTGGGAAATGGTCAATCAGGAGCAGTCAAGATTTCCCACCCGCAGTCACTGCCACGGTTGGTCCAGCTCCCCGGTCTGGCTGCTGCCAGTGCATTTTTTTGACCTTCGCCTCCTGGGCCCGGGCTGGAGCAAGGTCTCCATCGCTCCGCGCGTAGAGGACGTCACCCACGCTAGCGCCGTCGTCTGCACCCCGCACGGCCTGTTGCGGCTCGCCTGGAGGCTTTGTGCCGACGGGAAGGTGGAGACGTCGGTACAGGCCCCGGTCGGCGTGGAGGTCTCCGTCCGGCCACCCATTTTCCCCACCACTCCCTCATATGATCACCCCTAACCGCTACTCCGTCATTCTCGGCAACCTCGGGAATACCTGCGACCGATTCCTCCCGACCGGCTATAAAGAATCCCGCCCCAAGGAGGAAATGATCCGCCAGGCTGCAGAGATCCCCGGTATCCAGGGCATCGAACTCGTCGGCTCCTGGGACATCACCGAAGCCAACGCCCGCGAGATGAAACACACGCTGTCCGCAGCCAAACTGGAGTGCGTCTCGATCATCCCCGACCTTTTCTCCCAAAAACGCTGGGGAAATGGCAGCTTCAGCGCAAAGGACCCGGGAACACGCCGCGAGGCGCTGGAAGAGACCCGCTCGGTCTGCCGCATCGCTCTCGATATCGGCTGCCCGTTGATCAACCTATGGCTGGGGCAGGATGGTTACGACTACCCTCTCACGGCCGACTACCGCCGCCAGCGCAGCGACCTCATGGAGGGAATCCGCACCGTCGCCGCCGAGTATCCCGGTCTGCGATTTGCCCTGGAGTACAAGCCGAAGGAGCCGCGCACCCATTCCTTCCAGGCGCGCGCGGCGGATACTCTGCTGATGGCGGTGGAGACCGGCCTGCCCAATGTGGGTGTATGCATCGACGTGGGCCACGCTCTCATGGCAGGAGAGAACGTCGCGGAATCTGCCGTGCTGCTCCAGCACCACGAAGAGCGGCTGTTCCACATGCATTTCAATGACAACTACCGGACGTGGGATGACGACATGATCGTCGGTTCACTTCACACGGTGGAGTACCTCGAGCTACTGCACTGGCTGAAGGAGACCGGGTACTCGGGCTGGTACTCGATGGACCAGTATCCCTATCGCGAGGATGGCGCAGCGGCGGTGAGCGAGAGCGTCGCCTTTCTTCGTTCGCTTGAGAAATTGCTTACTGCGGGGAGGCAGGATGAAATCCGCCGCCTGATCGCCTCCGGCGATGCCACCCGGTCGACGCGTTGGATGCGCGAACTGCTCTTTGGAGCACTGTCGTGAAGAGGTTTTTTGAGCGTATTGCCGAGAAGGCCCGTGATGTCTCCCAATCGCCGATCATCACGGTGGCTTTCGGAGACAGCGTCACTCAGGGCGTGATGGAGCATAATTTCCTGGATAGCCGCCACGTCTACCATCGCGTCCTGCAATCAAGCCTCGAGGATTTTTTCCCCAATACGACCTTTTCCACCATCAACGCCGGAGTCTCCGGCGGCGGCTTACCTCAGGCGCTCGAGCGTCTCGACCGCGATGTCATCGCCTATCAGCCGGACCTGGTGTTAATCGCATTTGGCCTGAACGATTCGCTTATGGGCGAGGCGGGGTTATCTTCATTCGGCGAGGGACTCAGCTCCATCGTTCACCGCATCCGGGAACAGAGTAGTGCAGACATCATACTGCTAACGCCACCATTCATGGCTCGGAAGCCGAGTCATCGCATTCATCCCGAGCACCTGCCCATGACGGACAAAATCCTTGAGACGCAAAATAGCGGCATGCTCGGACGCTACGCAGACGAGGTCCGTCGTGTCGCAAGCCAATATCAGGTCCCATTGGCAGATATACACAAGGAATGGCAACGACTGGCGCGTTGCGACCTGGACACCGATCTCTGGCTCATCAACGGACTAAACCATCCCGATCAAAGAGGTCACAGACTAGCTGCGGCATCAATCTTTCATCTCTTGCTAAAGCATAGGCGTCCGTTGTAGCAACCTCTACGTTCGCCCGCGCTCGCTGCTCGTTTTTGACCTTCGAAAGCCGGGCCTCGGCCACGGAAAAATGGGACGTCTTGAGCGCCTTCCAAACTTCTTTGCCGTTGCTCCAGATTCGGGCATAGTAGCGGCTGCTCTCGCCTTGCCGAATGAGGTTCTGCCGGAGCTGTTTAGCCCATCTTTTTGGGGATCGTGGAGCCGGATTTCGCATCCGCACCGCAGAACAGCACCGTAGAAAAATCAAACGGACGGCGAAAGCAGCCAGATAAAGACGTTGATTATCAACAATTTGCGCCCGTAGCTCAGTGGATAGAGCACCGGTCTTCTAAACCGATGGTCGCTGGTTCGATCCCAGCCGGGCGCGCCACTTTTGATCGTGACGAGTGGATTTCGCTCAGGAGCCGGCGATTTCTTTTTGGAGGGCGTTGATTTTGTCCTGCAGGGCCTTTTTGTCCTTCACGCTCGTGCTTTCGCGAAGTTGCCGTTGGTAGGTTTTCAGGATTTCCTTGCGATTCCGGACTTGTTCCGGAGTCAAACCATGGGGCTGGGGAGCTGCTGCGTTGAGGGATGGGACGGGGGGCGACTGCGCCGCCTCATCCGCGGCGAGGAACTTCGTATAGATCAACCATGCGACGGTGACTATGACAACGGCGGCAAGCAGGTAGAAGGGCCTCATATCGTCGGTGGCGTGCCACCTGGTCGGCGGCGCGACGCGTATCTTCTCAAATTTGCCTCCGGGCTAAAGCGAAAAAGCGAAGGTCGCCCACTCACTTTTGTCGTGTTTTCCGGAAAATCGGGTGACAGACTGCCTTGAGGTAACCCCATTTCGCACGATGAAAGCATTCGCCTTGGCAATCGCTCTGGTGCTGGCAGCTGGCACGTTGCAAGCAGGTGTAGACACAGTTCCCACTGGAGGCTCAGCCTCAGGGGTTCCGAGGATTCCCCCGGAGATCCTGCTTGGGATCAAAAACCGCGTCGTTCTCTTCCATCCCGGACAGCCGAAGGTGCAGATGGAGCGTATCTGGGAGGAAATCGAGGCCTATCAGGCTCTGAAGCGCATTCCCAACAATCCCGCCAAGCGCGAAGCGGCCGAGAAGTATCCGTTTCACTACACCAAACAGCTCTATCTCGCGCAAAGGCCCCTCTGGGGGTAGGAAATCTCCCTGGCGACTGGGAAGCGCCCCAGCCGCCATTGTAAAGGAGAACGCAGAGCGGGCTACTTCTTGTAGACGGCGGAGTCGTCGAAAGCCTTCTCTTCCTTGATCGGGAGGGATTTCCCTTCCATATCAAGTTCCTGAAAGAAACAGCTCTGATAGCCGGTGTGGCAGGCTCCGCCGGTTTGCGAAATCTCGAAGAGGAGCACATCGCGGTCGCAGTCCACATACCAGCGGTGAATTTTCTGGGTGTGCCCGCTGGTTTCGCCCTTAAGCCAGAGTTTCTGCCGTGAGCGGCTCCAGTAGTGCATGAGCCCGGTGGAGAGGGATTTTTCGAGAGCTTCCCGGTTCAACCAGGCAAACATGAGGATGCGGCCGCGTGGTGCGCCTTCTCCTCCGGTATACTCCTGGAGGATGGCGGGAATGAGGCCATCTGAGGTAAATTTGAAATCGAGTTCCACTGTTGCAGGATTAAGCCATCGTGGGATAATCGCAAACTCCTCGTGAAACAATCCAAAGTGCCGAAACCATCTCAACAGTCTGCATCATCGCCCGCTTCCGTCGTTCCCGCGGGGCCGCGTTACCGGTACTACCAGACCCCTCCGGAGAAACTCTCCCTGCGCGCTGGCGACCTGCTTGCCATCGTCCCGGATGCATACTGGGTCCGTGGCTATAATGCGGAAAAGCTGATCGATCTCCCGGCCACTGAGGTCCTGACCGGCCCCGTGCCAAAGGTCTCCATGAGCCGGCTGGCAGAAATCGCCCCGGAGTGTTTTCAGGCGGTTGGCGAGGATATCAAGGTCGCTCTGCCCATCGCCCGCCTGGCAAGGACGTACACTCTTGAAACCCATAGTGAGGTCATCAAGGAACCCGCACCGCTCATCGACATCGTCCTGCCCTCGAGCGACGATGATCAAAAGGAGAGCAATGATTTCGCGCCGAAGGAATCCAAAGACGCACTTGAGGACAAAAAGGTCACGAGCCGCCTGACTCCCTTCAAGCTTCGCCCTGACACGGAAGACCTGCTGCCCCTGCCACCAAAAGCCCCTGAGGCAAAATCGGAAACGCCATCGACCACTGAGTCAAAGCCGGAATCCACGGCACATGCCCAGGAACACGCAAAACCTGAGGCTCCGAAACAAGAGCCTCAGCCAAAACCAGGCTCCGACTCCGGCGACTCATTGGAGAAAACGGGTTCCCTGAGCCGACCGGCCCGGCCCCTCCCACCGCGACGCCCGGAGACCCCGGCTATCGGGAGCGAGACCGTTGCTCCGCCGCCTCCAGCGCCAGCGGCCGAAACACTCGCGCCTGCCACACCGCCTCCAGCCCCGATACCTGCTCCGGTGCAGCCGCAGCACCCTCCAGCCAAAACGATTTTTTCCATGCTGCCGATCTTCAAGCGCAAGGCAGCACCTCCGCCGACGCCCATCTCGACTACTCCTCCCGCTCCTCCTACCCCGATCACAAAGCGGGCGAGAGTCGAGTTGCCCCCGCCGAAGATTCACATCGCACCTCCGGCTCCTCTCAGTGGCGAGCATCCCTTGCCCGCGGGCTTTACCCCGCCGCCTCCTCCGCCTCCGGTCGATCCTCTTCCCAAGCCGGATACCGATCCTGAAGTCGAAAAAGCCGAGACCCAAAAGGGCGAAATCGCCGTCAAGGAGTCGATCAAATCCCCGGGGGACACGGTAAAGTCTGTCGAATCCGCCAAACCGCCGATCACGGAAGTGTCGGTACCTCCGGATGCCCCGATCGCTCCGGCCTCCGAGTCGCCCTCCAGGAGCGAGCAAACGCCGACACTCGAGCCGGCAAAGCCCGAACCCATCAAGGCGGAACCCGTCGCTAAGGCAGAGCCGATGAAGCCGGAGTCTCCCATCCCTCAGCCTTTGGCAAAAGCCTCTCCAGCGGTGCTGGTCGAGACCGAGCATCTGCCGAAAAAGGGTCCTGACGCCGTGGGCAACCAGGACGAGATCCAATCCATCTTTCTTACCGAGGAGTACCTGTCGGTCGATCGCATCGTCCAGTTGTGCGGAGCACTGCCGGGCATCAACTCATGCGTGCTATCCCATGGTGCGAGTGTTATCGCATCGCACAATGTCCCGGACTCCATCGATCTCGTCTCCCTCAGCGCCCATGCGCTGGAGATGCTGCGAGCGATGCGGGAATCCTCCGCCAAGATGGGCATTGGCGCAGTGCCCGCCGTGACGATCCACTCGGAGAAAGGCCCGATCACCTTCTTCCATCAGGAGGATCTGTGCCTGCTCGTGCTGCACAAAGACCGGGGCTTCATCCCCGGCGTACGTGAGAAGCTCCAGCTGGTCATCGAAGCTCTTGGCAAAGCCAACCTGCCCAAACCCCTGCCATCGTCGCACCCCGCGACGCTCGAAGGGTGAATTGAACTTTTCCGCGGCACCGGATAAACCGAAGCGACGATGTTGGATCTTTTGCAAAAAGGCGGCCCGATCATGTGGCTGATCGTAGTGTGCAGCGTGGTAGCCCTGGGGGTGTTCCTCGAGCGGCTTCTCTACCTGCACCGGGCCTCCATCGCCGTGGGGGATCTGCTCCGGGGCTTGGCCAACATCCTGCGCAAGGGTGACTATGCTGAAGCGCTGCAGGAGTGCGCCACCACACCCGGCCCGGTGGCCCGCGTAGCGCACGCCGTAATCCTCCGCCACACTCGCCCGCGTACCGAACTGCGCGAGATCGCCGAGGAGGCGGGTCAACTGGAAGTCCCCAAGCTTGAGCGCAATCTTCCACTCCTTGCCACCATCGCCTACGGCACTCCACTGCTGGGGCTACTCGGCACGCTGCTGGGATTACTCAGCGCTTTCGAAACCATAGCCGCCCAGAGCGGCTATGCGACCGCAGCCGACATTGCCGACGGCGTGTATCTGAGTCTGCTCACCTCCGCCTCCTCGCTGGCGGTGGCCATTCCGGCCTTCGTCGCCTACAGTTATCTCTCGGCCCGCGTGAATGCGCTTATTCATGACATGGAGCGCACGGGCATTGAGATCCTGGGCATCCTCGATGAGGTGCAGGGCCGCAAACCGACCTCCGCCTCGTGAAACTCCGGCGGACAGCCGCCCCCATCCCGGGGGTTCTGTACCTCGCGCCAGGCATTCAACTCGCGCTGGTGCTGATCGTGTTTCTGCTCATCAGCTCGAGCTTCCTGCTCCAGCCCGGCGTCGCCGTCAACCTGCCCAAGTCGCCTTTCATCCTTTCCCCGCAACGCAATCCACGCGTCATTGCCATCACTCCCCCGCCTCTTTCGGCGATCTATTTTGAAAACCAGCAGGTGAGCGAGGCCGAGTTGCGCACGCGACTCTCGTCGCTGAAGGGGCGCACACAGACGATCGTAATCAAGGCCGACAAGCGGGCCTTCTATGACCAGATCTCCGCGGTGATGAATATCGCTCTCGAGTTGGGATTCCCCGTCGTCCTCGCCTCCACCGAGCAGACTCCTGGCTTGTGAAGCTGTCGCTTTCCCACTTTGAGTGGCCCTCGCGGCACAATATCCACATTGCCCTTCCCCTGATGATCGTGGTGGCCTTCCTCCTCCACGCCGCGTGCATCGTGGTCTTCCAGATCACTGATGTGAAGGCACCCCGGCGCGCCGACCGTTCCGCCCAGGTCTTTTTCCTCCGCACCGACTCGACCGAGGCCGGAGGGATTCGTGCCCTGCTCGATGCCTCGGACCCCTCACTTTTTTCCCCCGAGCAACGCGGAGAGCGGGAAGCCTGGCGGTCACCGGAGACTACCTACACTGCCAGCTACGAGGCCAATCCTCCAGCGCTTGACGCGCTGCCCGCCGCCCAGCTCAAAACCCCGCCCCTTGCCATCGATCCGCTCTCGCGAGAAGCCGGCCCCCCGAAGTTCCCCGTTCAACCAGGGTTGCCCACCGCGGTAAGATTCTCCGGCGATCTCGCCACTCGCGCCTTCACACCTCCTGAGAAGTTCGAATTCGTCGCCCCGACCAAGATCGTCCTACGTCCCATCGAGGTGCTGGTCGGCGTGGATGCCGATGGCAGGGTGGTCCACATCGCCCCGCTGGAAGAGTCCTCGGGCAACGAAATCCTCGATCGCTGTGCCATCGAGTACCTCGCGCGCGGCCGATTCGCCCCGGGTGCCGCGGGCTGGGGAGTTGCGCGTTTCCTCTGGGGGAACGATATTCGACGCTCCACCGACTCATGATCCGTCTGTCCCTGCCCACCCTCGTCTTTGTGTACGCTGCGGTCTTCCTCGCAGGGATTTTTGTAATCTGGATGTCTTACGAACTGGTCCGAAAGGCCCGGACAAGGCGCGCCCTGAGGGGGCGGCTGAAATGCGCGGTGTGCGGAATGGAGTTCTCCGATGCCTCCAAGGCGGAACTGCCCCGCTGCCCCGGCTGCGGCGGCCTGACCGAGCGAGACAAGGTTCGCACCTTCTAGCCTTGCAAAACGTGCGGCGAGCACCGAGTTTCCTACCGCCGAAAGGCAGCGAAATAAAGATTGCCAACCGCAAGGGCTTCCCGCTGTCTTAGAACTCCCCTCGGGGATCAACCTTTTTATCTACCGAAATGAGCGAACGCAGAGTTGTAGTCACCGGATTGGGCGTTGTCAGCCCCGTGGGCAGCGATATTGAAACCTTCTGGAAGAGCCTTACCGAGGGACGCAGCGGCGTTCAGCGCTATACCGCCTTTGATTCCGAGATCTACGACTGCAAGATCGCCGGCGAGGTACGGGATTTCGAGCCCGCCAAGCACTTCAAGTCCCCGAAGGACGCCCGTCGTACCGACCGCTTCACCCAGCTCGCCATGGCTGCGGCCAAGAGCGCCCTGGCCGACTCTGGCATCGACCTCGACTCCGTGGACCGCGAGCGCTTCGGCGTGATGATTGGCTCCGGGATCGGCGGCCTCAAGAGCATGGAGGACGAGTGTCGCCGCCTTTTCGAGCGCGGCCCGTCCCGCGTCTCCCCTTTCACCATCGCCATGATGATCAGCAACATGGCCAGCGGTCTCGTCTCCATGGAGTACGACCTTCGCGGGCCCAATATGTCGATCGTCACGGCCTGCGCCACCGCCAATCACTCGATCGGCGAGGCCTGGCGCATGATCAAGTTTGACGATGCCGACTTCTTCATCGCAGGCGGCACGGAAGCGACCATCACCCAGCTCGGCATGTCCGGTTTTGCCGCCATGCGCGCCCTTTCTCTCCGCAATGACGAGCCTGAAAAGGCCTCGCGTCCATTTGACAAGGACCGCGACGGATTCGTAATGGGCGAAGGTGCCGGTCTCGTAATCCTCGAGGAGCTGGAGCACGCCAAGAAGCGGGGAGCGCACATCTATTGTGAGCTCGCAGGCTACGGCCTCAGCGCCGATGCCTACCACATGACCCAGCCCCTCCCTGAGGGCGAAGGCGCCGCTCGTTGCATGAAGAGCGCCATGCGTCATGCCAAGATCAATCCTGAGCAGATCGACTACATCAACGCCCATGGCACCTCGACCCCGATCGGTGACCTTTGCGAGACCAAGGCGATCAAGCTGGCCCTCGGCGACCACGCCAAGAAGACGATGGTAAGCTCGACCAAGTCCATGACCGGCCACCTTCTCGGTGCGGCGGGTGGGGTGGAGTTCGCCGCCTGCGCGCTGGCCATCAAGCACGGGATCATTCCGCCGACCATCAATCTCGATGAACCCGACCCGGAATGCGATCTCGACTACGTGCCAAAGATCGCCCGCGAAAAGAAGGTCACCGTGGCAATGAGCAATTCCTTCGGTTTCGGCGGTCACAACGCCACCCTGCTCGCCACGGAATTCAACAGGTAATCAACATCCCTTTCCTCCCCGATTCGCGGGGCAGGCCTCCGGGTCGCCCCGCGTACGAGGGAGGGGTTAAATTTTTCCCTCCAAAAGCACGCCCTTCCAACCGGAAGTCGCGCAGCTCTGAGGCGTACCGCTCTCCGAGAACCTCAAAGAGAAAAGGACATGCCCTATTTAGGGCGAGCTCGAGATCACTCTCCCTCGCCCAATAATGCGAGCTCACACGCGAGTGCGTGGTCTGAGAAAAACCCGGGCTGGACGCCTTTCGCCCAGCCCTTTTCAGTTTTCCTACGTTCGTTTCCTGAGTCCCTAGCGGCGCTCGAGGCGGAAATCGCCCCGATTCCACTTCTGGTAGGGGATGCTGCGCGAGTAGCGTCCCTTGAGGGAATACTCACCATCGCGCTCGAGGATCACACTGTAGTAATCCCAGCCATCCTGGCTGGCGACGAGATAGGCCTTGTTGCCACTCACGACGCCTTTGATGGCGTAATTACCCAGATTACCGGTCACACGACGACCCTCCTGCGAGAAGGAGGCGTAGCCCCAGTCACCCGAGTGCCAGTTGCCGCCGATATTGATCTCCGCAGGCATCGTCTGGTCCGAGAGCCATTCCCGACCCTTGGCATTGTTGCGCGAGTAACGTTCGTCACTGATCTCCGAGAACACTCCGCACCCGGACAGACCGAGCACGGCTGCCAGGGAGACAATCGAAAGCAGGCGTTTCATACGCTATCTATCGATCCTGTAGAGTTCCAAGGGTGTCTTGTCCTTGTCGGAAAATGGCACGCTGGACGAATAAAAGCCGGTGAGCTTCTCGGTGCTCTGGCGCTGGAGCTCCACCGTGTATTCGGTCCAGTCGTCATCGATGAGGACGAGGTAGGCGCTCTTGCCCACGACCCAACCCTGCACCCGATAGGCATCCTGGAAGATACCGGTCAGCTCGCCCTTGGGCGTCTGATTCAGCACGACCACACCCCACTGGGGCGAGTACCAGAGACCCTCGACATTCGTACGCGGGGATCCTGTGTTTTTACTCTGCAGGTAGGCCGCGGTGGCTTTGCCATTCGCGTCATATTTCGCCTGCAACATACCGCAAGCATTCAGGGAGAACGCGAGCACAACGGCGCCGAGGAAAGTCGCCAAGGTTTTCATGCGGGGTAGCAAACACCCGATGCTCGCGCTTCGCGAGCAAAAAAGCAGGTCGAACTATCGCCGAAAAAGATTCAGCACCACTGTCAGCACGATGCTGATGAGGATGCACGTGACGATAGGAAATCCAAAGGAGAAGCCTCCTCTCTCGACAAAGATATCGCCAGGCAGACGAAACCCTTTACCCCACCAAAGCAGTCCGCCGATCACCGCCAGCACCACTCCGGCAATCACCAGCATCTTGCCCATCTCCTGCATAAGAATAAATCAGGCGGATTCCCGATAGGTGCAAGCCGGTCAGGCCGCAGC of the Terrimicrobium sacchariphilum genome contains:
- the fabF gene encoding beta-ketoacyl-ACP synthase II — protein: MSERRVVVTGLGVVSPVGSDIETFWKSLTEGRSGVQRYTAFDSEIYDCKIAGEVRDFEPAKHFKSPKDARRTDRFTQLAMAAAKSALADSGIDLDSVDRERFGVMIGSGIGGLKSMEDECRRLFERGPSRVSPFTIAMMISNMASGLVSMEYDLRGPNMSIVTACATANHSIGEAWRMIKFDDADFFIAGGTEATITQLGMSGFAAMRALSLRNDEPEKASRPFDKDRDGFVMGEGAGLVILEELEHAKKRGAHIYCELAGYGLSADAYHMTQPLPEGEGAARCMKSAMRHAKINPEQIDYINAHGTSTPIGDLCETKAIKLALGDHAKKTMVSSTKSMTGHLLGAAGGVEFAACALAIKHGIIPPTINLDEPDPECDLDYVPKIAREKKVTVAMSNSFGFGGHNATLLATEFNR
- a CDS encoding ExbD/TolR family protein: MKLRRTAAPIPGVLYLAPGIQLALVLIVFLLISSSFLLQPGVAVNLPKSPFILSPQRNPRVIAITPPPLSAIYFENQQVSEAELRTRLSSLKGRTQTIVIKADKRAFYDQISAVMNIALELGFPVVLASTEQTPGL
- a CDS encoding energy transducer TonB yields the protein MKLSLSHFEWPSRHNIHIALPLMIVVAFLLHAACIVVFQITDVKAPRRADRSAQVFFLRTDSTEAGGIRALLDASDPSLFSPEQRGEREAWRSPETTYTASYEANPPALDALPAAQLKTPPLAIDPLSREAGPPKFPVQPGLPTAVRFSGDLATRAFTPPEKFEFVAPTKIVLRPIEVLVGVDADGRVVHIAPLEESSGNEILDRCAIEYLARGRFAPGAAGWGVARFLWGNDIRRSTDS
- a CDS encoding DUF2905 domain-containing protein codes for the protein MQEMGKMLVIAGVVLAVIGGLLWWGKGFRLPGDIFVERGGFSFGFPIVTCILISIVLTVVLNLFRR